The region GGAGGTAAAGCAACGAACGCCGACGTGATCGAGCATTGCCGGTCGGGTGGCGAGCACGCTCGCGGCTGCTGGGTCGTGGATCTGCTGCTGGACAAGGGCTGAGCCCAAAGTGGACCGAAGGGAGGAGGACACATCGTCATGAAATCTTCGAACTTCATGGCCTCGGTGCTTCTGGCAGTTGTGTCGCTCGCGCACCTTCTTCGTTTGATCTTCGGCCTCCAGGTGACCGTGGCGGACAGAGTCATTCCGATGTGGGTGAGCGCGGTCGCCTTCGTCGTGGCGGGCGGGATGGCGATTGCGCTCTGGCGTGGCGCGCGCCGACGATAGGTGACCGTGTCCCCCTTCAAGATCGACTTTGATACGCTCGAGTGGCAGTCGACGTTGCCGGGCGCGCGCTTCAAGGTGCACCGGGAGGGGTCGAGGCAGATTCGTCTCGTCGAGTTCACGGCCGAGTTCGTCGAGCCGGACTGGTGCGAGAAGGGGCACGTCGGCCTGGTGCTCGACGGCGCGCTCGAGATCGACTTTCGCGGCCGGGTGATCTCGTTTCCCCGGGGCTCCGGCCTCTTCATTCCGGCCGGCCCGGCGGGCGCTCACAAGGCCCGCTCGACGACACCGGTCACACGGCTGGTGCTCGTCGAGGACGTCTAGCCCTTGGCGATGGGGGGCGCATTGTCGGCGCTCGGCCTGTGGGTGGCACTGCTGACCGGCGGGTCCGCAGCGGCCTCGAGCCTCGATGACTTCAAGAGCGACGGGTGCAGCATGTTCCGCGACGGGAGCTACTACAGTTGTTGCTATCTCCACGACTTCGCGTACTGGCACGGCGGCACGGCGGAGGAGCGGAAGAGCGTCGACCAGGCACTTCGCGCCTGCGTCCGGGAAATCACCGGCAACGGATTTCTGGCCGGAGCGATGTTCTGGGGCGTCCGGCTGGGCGGAGGCCCGGGACATCACACGACCTACCGGTGGGGATTCGGCTGGCCCTTCCCCTACCGTGAGGACTACGGGCCCCTGACACCAGAAGAGCAGGAGCATGTGGCCGAGAAGACCCGGAGTCTGTGCGCGTCACTCCGCCTGAATCCGATCACCGGGGGGTACACTGTCGATGCCGGCAAAGAGATCAGCGCCGCGCAGGTGAGGCAGATCTGCCCGGACTTGTGATAAGGATACTGCCGTGACTCCCCAGAGCGATCGCTGTCGGGTGTTTCGCCGGCTCCACGAGTCCGGCTGCTTCGTGATCCCCAACCCGTGGGATCTCGGCAGCGCCCGCCTGCTGGCGCGACTCGGCTTCCGGGCGCTCGCCACGACCAGTTCGGGGTTCGCCTAGTCCCAGGGCAGGCCGGACAACCGCATGTCGCTGGAGGAGGTTCTGGGCCACCTTCGATCCATCGCCCACGGCGTGGAGATACCGGTCAACGCGGATTTCCAGGGCGGCTTCGCGAACGAACCGGACGCGGTCGGCGTCAACGTCACCGCCGCGACGGCGACAGGGATCGCGGGACTCTCGATCGAAGACCGCACGGGCGATGCTTCGAACCCGCTCTTCGAATTCAGGCTCGCGGTCGAGCGGATCCAGGCGGCTCGATGCGCGATCGATGCGAGCGGGACGGAGGTTCTCCTCACCGCACGCTCGGAAGGGTTCATCGTCGGACGCCCGGACCTCGACGAGACGATCCGCCGTCTCGTCGCCTACTCCGAGGCCGGAGCCGACTGCCTGTACGCGCCTGGGATCCGCGCCGGGACCGATATCGCGGCGGTGGTGAAGGCGGTCGCCCCGAAGCCGGTGAACGTGCTCGTCGGCAGCGACTTCACCACCGTGGCGGAGCTCGCCGGCCTGGGAGTCCGCCGGATCAGCGTCGGCGGTGCCTTGGCGAGGGCGGCCTGGGGAGGGTTCCTGGAGGCGGCGAAGGAGATTGCCGAACGGGGGACCTTCTCGAAGCTGACCCGCGCCATTCCGTTTGCCGAAATCGACGGGTCCTTCTGATGCCGTTCAGCATGCGAATCGAGCCCGATGCAGGCATTGTCATCGGCACCTGCTCCGGCGCTCTTGGAGTGGACGACGCCAGGGAGGGGGCCATGGCCGTCTGGGGAAACCCGGAGTGGAGCGGGAAGCCGGTCGTCTGGGATTTTCGCTCGGCCATCCTGGACGTCCGTGGTCCCGAGGTTCGTGAAATCGCGCGGTTCGTTCTCGATCGCCAGCCGTCCTCTCCGCCTCCCAAGGTCGCGTTCGTGATCGCGCGCGACGTCGATTTCGGCCTGACCCGGATGTTCCAGGTGTTCCGCCAGCATCCGTCCACGGAGGTGCGGACGTTCCGGGACTATGACGAGGCCGTTTCCTGGGCGCGAACGGGCAGAACAATCGGGACCTGACGGATCAGTCCCCCTGCCCCCGCACGCCCTCGAAGCGGCGGCGCTCCGGCAGGTACTCGACGGTCGGTTGCTTGCGCACCGGCTGCGGGAAGAGGGCCATCAGGTCCAGGAACTCGGGCGGCAGGTCGCTCCTCACAGGAAGCCCGTAGCTCTTCGCCGTCTCGAACGTGATCGGGTGGTCGTGCGTCCAAGTCCCTTCCGAGAGCAGGCGCGCGAGCTCCACCGCCTTCTCCTTCGGGCACTTGTCGGTCAGGAGATCCTGGACGCTCTCGCGGACCTGCGCCACCGCCTTCTCGGCCTGGTCGGCCAGGATGAGGGTCTGGTCGTCCACGTCGGCGACCGGTTTCTTCGCCACGGCCTTGAGGATCGACGCCGCCGGGTACTGGCCGAGCTGCGGATCGACCGGGCCGAGCACGGCGTACTCGCTCATGACGATCTCGTCGCAGGCCAGGGCGATGAGGGTCCCGCCCGACATGGCGTAGTGCGGCACGAACGCGGTCACCTTCCCCTCGTGCTTGTGGATGGCGCGGGCGATCTGCAGGGCGGCCAGCACCAGGCCCCCCGGGGTGTGCAGCATGATGTCGATCGGCACGGCCGGGTCGGTGAGACGGATGGCGCGCAGGATCGCCTCGGAGTCGTCCACGTCGATATAGCGGAACACGGGGAATCCCAGGAGGCTCATGGTCTCCTGGCGGTGCACCAGGAGGATGACCCGGGAATTCCTCTGCTGCTCCAGGCGCGCGATGAGACGCGCCCGGGATGCCTCGAGGAACCGCTGCTTGAGGACGGGTTGCAGGGCGGAGAAGACGAAGAACACCCACAGGAGATCGCCGGGCGCCATCAGGATTCCCTCCAGTAGCCGTGCGGCAGCCACGCCCCTCCGAGCTCGTACTCGTCACGCGACAGGCGACGCCAGGCGCGTCCGCGCCGGACGAACAGGAATTGCAGGACGATTCCCGCAACGAAGCCGCCGACGTGCGCCCAGAAGGCCACGCCCCCCACGTCCTTTCCGGTCGCGAGCGACAGCGTGCCGGCGAAGACCTGGGTCAGAGCCCAGACCATGAGATAGGTCACGGCGGGCAGCTCGAAGAACAGGGGATAGAACAGAACGGGCAGAAAGACGATCACCCGGGACGTGGGGAACAGGAGAAAGTACGCGCCCATGACGCCCGCGATGGCGCCGGAGGCGCCGACGGTGGGGAGGGTCGAATCGGCGTTCGTCAGGCAATGAACGAAGCCCGCGGCCAGCCCGCACAGAAGATAGAAGATCGTGAAGCGCCCCGGCCCCATCCGGTCTTCGACGTTGTCACCGAAGATCCAGAGGGTCCACATGTTGCCGATGATGTGCAGCCAGCCGCCGTGCAGGAACATGCTGGTCAGGAACGGCCAGTAGTCGTCCATCGGAAACCCGGCCCAGGAGGCCCAGTCGGGGTGCGTGAAGCGGGCCGGCACGATCCCGAACAGGTAGAAGAACTGCTGCAGCGCCTGCTGCGGCAAGGTCAGCTCGAAGAGGAAGACGAGACCGTTGGCGATGATCAGGAGCCAGGTGGCGATGGGGGGGTTCCGCCTCGGGATCGTGTCGCTGATCGGAATCATCGGTTACTCGTCCTCATCCGCGCGCCCCTGCAGGCGCGCCAGGTCTTCCTGAAGGCCGACGAGACGCTCGCGCATCTCGAGGATCACGGCGATGCCGGCCAGGTTCACCCCCAGGTCGCACTTGAGGCGGATGATCCGCCGCAGGCGCTCCACCGCCGACGCCGGGAACAGCGACCGGGGACCGGCGCCGGCCGACGGCTCGAGAAGGCCGTATTCGACGAATTGCTCCACCAGCCCGGGGTGGAGGCCACAGGCGTCCGCCAGGTCCTCGAGGCTCAGAAAGGCATGGTCCGTGCGCCAGACGATCGACTCCCGCGTCTTATGAGCCATGGCTCACCTCGATTCGATCCCCCCGGGCGTCGAACCCTGATTCCGCGGCCAGCTTTTTCAGCAGCTCGATCTCCTTCTCGCTCGGCTTCTGCGGCACGACGATCTTGAGCCGCACGAACTGATCGCCCCGGCCGCCACCGGGGCGCGCCAGCCCCTTGCCCTTCAGGCGCAGGACCTGCCCACCCTGGCTGGCGGGTGGGACGCGCATCTCGACCGGGCCGTCCAGGGTCGGCACCTTGACCTTGGCCCCGAGGACCGCCTCCCAGGGCGCGACCGGAAGCTCGACTTCAATGTCGCCGCCGTCCCGCAGCCGGAACCGCTCGTGGGGCTCGACGTGCACGCGCAGGTAGAGATCGCCGCGCGCGCCTTTCCCGAACCCGGCGCCCCCCTTCCCCGGCACCCGGATGACCGACCCGTCCTGGACGCCCTTCGGAATGTTGACCGTGAAGTTTTCCGTGCCGCCCCGCTCCAGGGGAAGGCGGACCGACCGGCTCGTGCCGCGATGCGCCTCGTCGAGGCTGACGGAGACCTCCGACTCGTGGTCGCTGCCGCGCGCGGAGACCGTGGAGCCGGCGCCGCCCGGCCTGCGCCCGCCGAAGAGCGTCTCGAAGAAGTCGCTGAATGATCCGGAGCGGCCGGCGGCCGCGAACATGTCGCCGAGATCGCCCAGGTCGCCGGCCTGTCCGCGGAAGCCCTCCTCGCCGGAAGGGGGCGTGAAATCCATCCCCGATTTCCAGTTCTGGCCGAGGGCGTCGTAGCGTCGCCGCTTCTCTTTGTCGGACAAGACCTCGTAAGCCTCGTTGATCTCCTTGAAGCGCTCCTCGGCGGACTTGTTCTTGGGATTGAGGTCCGGGTGGAACTTGCGCGCGAGCTTCCGGTACGCCTTCTTGATCTCGTCCGGCGCCGCGGCCCGGGAGACCCCCAGCGCCTCGTAGTAGTCGCGAAACTTGACGGCCATCCGCCCACGCTACGCTCGTGTGGCTTCGACTTCAACCCCGACCGGGCCCGGCTTCGGGTTGAACACCAGCTTCCGGCTGTTCCGGTCGTAGTCCACCAGCACGCGCTCCCCGTCCCGCACCTTGTTCTCGAGAAGCAGGAAGCCGAGCTGCGTTTCGATGTTCTTCTGGATCGCCCGCTTCAGCGGACGGGCGCCGTAGGCGGGATCGTAGCCGATCTGGACCAGGTAGCGCCGCGCATCCGGCGTCAGCTCGAGGCTGATGTGGCGCTCCTGCAGCCGCGTCCGCACGCGCTCGAGCTGGATGTCGACGATCTGCATGAGGTGCTCTTCGGACAGCGCGTGGAACACGATGACCTCGTCGACGCGGTTCAGGAACTCGGGTCTGAACGCCCCGCGCAGCTCTTCCAGGGCGGCCTCTTTCATGCGCTCGTAGTCGTCGCCCGCGAACGCGCCGCGATAGGCGAGGATCCTCTGGCTGCCGATGTTCGACGTCATGATCACAATGCTGTTCTTGAAATCGACCGTGCGCCCCTGTCCGTCCGTCAGGCGCCCGTCGTCCAGGATCTGCAGGAGAGCGTTGAAGACGTCGTGGTGCGCCTTCTCGATCTCGTCGAACAGGATCACCGCGTACGGACGCCTTCGGACAGCCTCGGTGAGCTGGCCTCCCTCCTCGAAACCGACATAGCCGGGAGGCGCGCCGATGAGCCTCGCCACGGTGTGTTTCTCCTGGTACTCCGACATGTCGATGCGGATCAGCGCGCGCTCGTCGTCGAACAGGAACGCCGCGAGGGCCCGCGCCAGCTCGGTCTTGCCCACCCCGGTCGGCCCCAGGAAGATGAAGCTGCCGATCGGGCGGTTGGGATCCTTGAGCCCGGAGCGCGCCCGCACCACCGCCTCCGCCACGGCCTGCACCGCCTCGTCCTGGCCCACGACCCGCTTGTGCAGCTCGTCGCCAAGCCTCAAGAGCTTCTGCGCCTCCCCCTCGAGGAGCCGCGAGACCGGGATGCCGGTCCAGCGACTGACGACCTCGGCGATGTCCTCCTCGTCGACCTCCTCCTTGATGAGCGGTGTCGAGGCCTGCTTCTTCGCGAACTGCCCGGCCTCGTTCTTGAGCTGGTTCTCGAGCGCCACGAGCTTGCCGTACTTGAGCTCGGCCGCCTTGTTCAGGTCGTACTCCCGCTCGGCCTTCTCGACCTCGATCTTCGTCTTCTCGATCTGCTCGCGCAGCGACCTGAGCTTCTGCACGGCGCGCTTCTCGGTCTGCCATTTCGCCTTCATCGCGTCGGACTCGGCCTTCAGGTTGGCCAGCTCCTTCTCGAGCTTCGCGAGGCGCCCCTTGGAGGCCGCGTCGGTCTCCTTGCGCAGCGCCTCCCGCTCGATCTCCAGCTGCATGACGCGCCTCAGGGTCTCGTCCAGCTCGGAAGGCATCGAGTCGATCTCGGTGCGCAGCTTGGCCGCGGCCTCGTCCATCAGGTCGATCGCCTTGTCGGGGAGGAAGCGGTCGGCAATGTAGCGGTTGGAGAGCACCGCCGCGGCGACCAGGGCGGAATCCTTGATGCGCACGCCGTGGTGCACCTCGTATCGCTCCTTCAGCCCGCGCAGGATCGAGATCGTGTCCTCGACCGAGGGGGGCTCGACCATGAGGGGCTGGAACCGCCTCTCGAGGGCGGCGTCCTTCTCGATGTGCTTGCGGTACTCGTCGAGGGTCGTCGCCCCGATGCAGTGCAGCTCGCCGCGCGCCAGCATCGGCTTCAGGAGATTGCCGGCGTCCATCGCCCCCTCGGCGGCGCCCGCGCCGACGACGGTGTGCAGCTCGTCGATGAACAGGATGATCTCCCCCTGGGATTCCTGGACCTCCTTGAGCACAGCCTTGAGGCGCTCCTCGAACTCGCCGCGATACTTGGCCCCCGCGACCAGGGCCCCCATGTCGAGCGCCACGAGGCGCCTGTTCTTGAGCCCCTCCGGCACGTCGCCGCGCACGATTCGCTGCGCCAGCCCTTCCACGATGGCGGTCTTGCCGACGCCCGGCTCGCCGATCAGCACCGGA is a window of Candidatus Dormiibacterota bacterium DNA encoding:
- a CDS encoding rhomboid family intramembrane serine protease — encoded protein: MIPISDTIPRRNPPIATWLLIIANGLVFLFELTLPQQALQQFFYLFGIVPARFTHPDWASWAGFPMDDYWPFLTSMFLHGGWLHIIGNMWTLWIFGDNVEDRMGPGRFTIFYLLCGLAAGFVHCLTNADSTLPTVGASGAIAGVMGAYFLLFPTSRVIVFLPVLFYPLFFELPAVTYLMVWALTQVFAGTLSLATGKDVGGVAFWAHVGGFVAGIVLQFLFVRRGRAWRRLSRDEYELGGAWLPHGYWRES
- the clpB gene encoding ATP-dependent chaperone ClpB, with translation MDPNRFTEKMQEALRSAQSAAVRRSHQQVDVEHLLAALLTQENGLAGAILTKAGVAAELLAQRIEQELDRQPKVTGPGGTPPDQIYISGRLNRVLTQAEDEAKKLKDEYVSVEHVLLAMTDDKGPAGRLLAQTGVAREKLMQALREVRGSQRVTSPTPESTYQSLERYGRDLTEAARQGKLDPVIGRDEEIRRVIQVLSRRTKNNPVLIGEPGVGKTAIVEGLAQRIVRGDVPEGLKNRRLVALDMGALVAGAKYRGEFEERLKAVLKEVQESQGEIILFIDELHTVVGAGAAEGAMDAGNLLKPMLARGELHCIGATTLDEYRKHIEKDAALERRFQPLMVEPPSVEDTISILRGLKERYEVHHGVRIKDSALVAAAVLSNRYIADRFLPDKAIDLMDEAAAKLRTEIDSMPSELDETLRRVMQLEIEREALRKETDAASKGRLAKLEKELANLKAESDAMKAKWQTEKRAVQKLRSLREQIEKTKIEVEKAEREYDLNKAAELKYGKLVALENQLKNEAGQFAKKQASTPLIKEEVDEEDIAEVVSRWTGIPVSRLLEGEAQKLLRLGDELHKRVVGQDEAVQAVAEAVVRARSGLKDPNRPIGSFIFLGPTGVGKTELARALAAFLFDDERALIRIDMSEYQEKHTVARLIGAPPGYVGFEEGGQLTEAVRRRPYAVILFDEIEKAHHDVFNALLQILDDGRLTDGQGRTVDFKNSIVIMTSNIGSQRILAYRGAFAGDDYERMKEAALEELRGAFRPEFLNRVDEVIVFHALSEEHLMQIVDIQLERVRTRLQERHISLELTPDARRYLVQIGYDPAYGARPLKRAIQKNIETQLGFLLLENKVRDGERVLVDYDRNSRKLVFNPKPGPVGVEVEATRA
- a CDS encoding DnaJ C-terminal domain-containing protein; its protein translation is MAVKFRDYYEALGVSRAAAPDEIKKAYRKLARKFHPDLNPKNKSAEERFKEINEAYEVLSDKEKRRRYDALGQNWKSGMDFTPPSGEEGFRGQAGDLGDLGDMFAAAGRSGSFSDFFETLFGGRRPGGAGSTVSARGSDHESEVSVSLDEAHRGTSRSVRLPLERGGTENFTVNIPKGVQDGSVIRVPGKGGAGFGKGARGDLYLRVHVEPHERFRLRDGGDIEVELPVAPWEAVLGAKVKVPTLDGPVEMRVPPASQGGQVLRLKGKGLARPGGGRGDQFVRLKIVVPQKPSEKEIELLKKLAAESGFDARGDRIEVSHGS
- a CDS encoding chaperone modulator CbpM; protein product: MAHKTRESIVWRTDHAFLSLEDLADACGLHPGLVEQFVEYGLLEPSAGAGPRSLFPASAVERLRRIIRLKCDLGVNLAGIAVILEMRERLVGLQEDLARLQGRADEDE
- a CDS encoding phosrestin, encoding MSPFKIDFDTLEWQSTLPGARFKVHREGSRQIRLVEFTAEFVEPDWCEKGHVGLVLDGALEIDFRGRVISFPRGSGLFIPAGPAGAHKARSTTPVTRLVLVEDV